A stretch of Carnobacterium iners DNA encodes these proteins:
- a CDS encoding xanthine phosphoribosyltransferase, whose protein sequence is MKLLEERILKDGMVLGEDILKADNFLNHQIDPVLMQAMGNEFASYFANKGITKILTIETSGIAPAVFAGLELGIPVIFARKHKSLTLIDNLYTTNVHSFTKGVTNKIAVSRNFLDATDHVLIIDDFLANGQAAKGLIEICRQAKASLAGIGIVIEKSFQPGRKDLEELGFDILSLARIRAFEKGVVKFVKEEEKK, encoded by the coding sequence ATGAAATTATTAGAAGAACGTATTTTAAAAGATGGCATGGTATTAGGTGAAGATATTTTGAAAGCAGATAATTTTCTAAATCATCAAATTGATCCAGTTTTGATGCAGGCCATGGGAAATGAATTTGCTAGTTATTTTGCAAATAAGGGTATTACAAAAATACTAACGATTGAAACTTCAGGAATAGCACCAGCTGTTTTTGCTGGATTAGAATTAGGTATTCCAGTTATTTTTGCTCGCAAACATAAAAGCTTAACGCTAATCGATAATTTATATACTACAAATGTTCATTCGTTCACAAAAGGAGTAACAAACAAAATCGCAGTTTCAAGAAATTTTTTAGATGCAACCGATCATGTCTTAATAATTGATGACTTTTTAGCTAACGGACAAGCAGCAAAAGGACTGATTGAAATTTGTCGCCAGGCAAAAGCATCTCTTGCTGGGATTGGGATAGTGATAGAAAAATCATTTCAACCTGGGCGTAAAGATTTAGAAGAATTAGGGTTTGATATTTTATCTTTAGCTCGTATTCGTGCATTTGAAAAGGGTGTCGTTAAATTTGTAAAAGAAGAGGAGAAAAAATAA
- a CDS encoding hemolysin family protein: MNPDPDSQSMLGQILFIIVLTGINAFFASAEMAFVSLNQSKVREKAAQGDKKSAAVLNLLANSDNFLATIQVAITLAGFISSASAATSFASRLEPLLINIPGGKQLAVVLVTVILSYVTLVFGELYPKQVALQKAEEVASFTAGPIRVAQIIFAPFVKLLSLSTSLLKKMTPIDFSKQEEKMTRDEFRSYLENSQAKGAIDVDQFTMLKGVLSMDTKMAREIMVPRTDTFMIDYEDGTKENIPLLLDCRFSRVPVYISDKDNIIGIVHVKNLLKASRMTQLDDIDIKDILNPPLYVPETIFMDDLLYELKRTRNQMAILNDEYGGVVGIATLEDLLEEIVGDIDDEYDETYSMIQIISETRYLVDGSAPLSKFNEFFNTSIESNDVDSIAGFFIMQHGSIPQLGEEAVVKYAGYIFTANDIEGSRLVNLYVDTISQEPTNDQITG; the protein is encoded by the coding sequence ATGAATCCAGACCCCGACAGTCAGTCGATGTTAGGACAAATTTTGTTTATTATTGTTCTAACAGGTATTAATGCTTTTTTTGCTTCAGCAGAAATGGCATTTGTATCGTTAAACCAAAGCAAAGTAAGAGAGAAAGCTGCCCAAGGCGATAAAAAATCAGCTGCAGTATTGAACTTATTAGCGAACTCAGATAATTTTCTTGCGACCATTCAAGTAGCTATCACATTAGCAGGATTTATTTCGAGTGCCTCAGCTGCGACAAGCTTTGCTTCACGCTTGGAACCTTTGTTAATAAACATTCCAGGTGGGAAACAACTAGCAGTTGTATTGGTAACAGTTATTTTATCTTACGTTACACTTGTTTTTGGTGAGTTGTATCCCAAACAAGTTGCTTTACAAAAAGCAGAAGAAGTAGCTAGCTTCACTGCTGGACCCATTAGAGTAGCACAAATTATTTTTGCACCTTTCGTAAAACTACTCTCGTTATCAACGAGTTTATTGAAGAAAATGACACCAATTGATTTCTCTAAACAAGAAGAAAAAATGACTCGTGATGAGTTTCGTTCTTATTTAGAAAATAGCCAAGCAAAAGGCGCGATTGATGTTGATCAATTTACAATGCTAAAAGGTGTTCTATCAATGGACACAAAAATGGCACGAGAGATTATGGTCCCTCGAACAGATACTTTTATGATTGATTATGAGGATGGAACGAAAGAAAATATTCCTTTATTGCTAGATTGCAGATTTTCTCGTGTGCCCGTTTATATATCTGATAAAGACAATATCATCGGTATTGTCCATGTGAAAAATTTGTTGAAAGCCTCAAGAATGACCCAGCTAGATGATATTGATATTAAAGATATCTTGAATCCACCCTTATATGTGCCTGAAACAATCTTTATGGATGATTTATTGTATGAGCTAAAACGAACTCGCAATCAAATGGCTATTTTAAATGATGAGTATGGTGGAGTCGTTGGGATAGCGACATTAGAAGATTTATTAGAAGAGATTGTTGGCGATATTGACGATGAGTACGATGAAACGTATAGTATGATTCAAATAATAAGTGAAACACGCTACTTAGTGGATGGCTCTGCCCCTCTTTCTAAATTCAATGAGTTTTTCAATACAAGTATAGAATCCAATGATGTCGACTCGATAGCTGGCTTTTTCATTATGCAACATGGCAGTATTCCTCAACTAGGTGAAGAAGCCGTAGTCAAATACGCCGGTTACATCTTTACGGCTAATGATATAGAAGGTTCTAGACTAGTTAATTTGTATGTTGATACTATTTCACAAGAGCCAACAAATGACCAAATAACTGGTTAG
- a CDS encoding penicillin-binding transpeptidase domain-containing protein, translating into METIKRNKKKKQPSWKIIVAMSLILITIIGVGAGYYFWSKQKDEKAAQQTVDSYVNALEKQDYSKLSQLASQKSLKKIVYTKKEIKERYEAIYGGIGVSDVTVSGVKSVLNKEKDHYDVTYNMQMTTSLGKLETQSYATTMSKEQEDYRVDWSTKLIFPDLELKDKISLATTIGERGDILSKDGSPLATEGKFWDAGLYPEALGEGIEKDKKLAVISEKYTISAEQLENKLAAEWVLPESFVPFKIVKDGETPEVPGVLYQEKTLRTYPLNEAAAHLIGYVGETTAEDIEKNPSLQAGDIIGKAGLEAAFNERLNGQKGGRIVINDETDQLKKVIQEMELKNGEDIILTINAKLQKAAYEKLKGENGSAVFMDPKDGSLLSLVSTPSYDANQMTMGISTKDYQKYTDDVNNPFLSRFASGYAPGSTFKTITAAIGLDSGVTTVDETHKIDGLKWQKESSWGNHYIVRVSDTPQVNLESALVYSDNIYFAKEALEMGQKAYEEGLSKFIFGEKLDLPIAMNPAQLSNEGTLANEKLLADTAYGQGQLLLNPIQQAVSFSVFANQGQLIFPKLTADQKTAEPKMAVTVESADIVKNNLIKVVENPEGTAHSLASLNKKNLAAKTGTAETTASEVEGEDADTNGFLLTFDAENKSYLMVAIIEGKSSGDVTTTMKPLLGNIEDLLN; encoded by the coding sequence GTGGAAACAATAAAACGCAATAAAAAGAAAAAGCAACCGTCGTGGAAAATCATTGTTGCAATGAGTCTGATTCTCATAACAATAATCGGCGTAGGAGCAGGATACTATTTTTGGTCAAAACAAAAGGACGAAAAAGCAGCACAACAAACGGTAGATTCTTATGTTAATGCTTTAGAAAAACAAGATTACTCAAAATTAAGTCAGTTAGCCTCACAAAAGTCATTGAAAAAAATAGTTTACACTAAAAAAGAAATAAAAGAACGCTATGAAGCAATTTATGGCGGAATTGGTGTTTCAGATGTAACGGTTTCTGGTGTGAAGTCTGTCTTGAACAAAGAGAAAGACCATTACGATGTTACGTATAATATGCAAATGACGACTTCTTTAGGAAAATTAGAAACACAATCATATGCCACGACTATGAGTAAAGAACAAGAAGACTATCGGGTGGACTGGAGCACAAAACTTATTTTTCCGGACTTAGAGTTAAAGGATAAAATTAGTTTAGCGACCACAATCGGTGAGCGTGGAGATATCCTTTCAAAAGATGGTTCTCCCCTAGCAACAGAAGGAAAGTTTTGGGATGCAGGTTTATATCCTGAAGCTTTAGGCGAAGGAATAGAAAAAGACAAAAAACTAGCTGTTATTAGTGAAAAATATACTATCTCAGCAGAGCAACTAGAAAATAAGCTGGCCGCTGAATGGGTATTACCAGAGAGTTTCGTGCCTTTTAAAATTGTAAAAGATGGCGAAACTCCTGAAGTACCGGGAGTACTCTACCAAGAAAAAACACTGCGTACGTATCCACTGAACGAAGCAGCAGCTCATCTAATCGGGTATGTCGGAGAAACAACAGCGGAAGACATTGAAAAAAATCCAAGTTTACAAGCTGGAGATATCATCGGGAAAGCTGGGTTAGAAGCAGCCTTTAATGAACGTTTAAATGGTCAAAAAGGTGGAAGAATTGTTATTAACGATGAAACAGATCAGTTAAAGAAAGTGATTCAAGAAATGGAATTGAAAAACGGTGAAGATATCATATTAACAATCAATGCGAAACTTCAAAAAGCAGCCTACGAAAAATTAAAAGGTGAAAACGGATCAGCTGTTTTCATGGATCCTAAAGACGGCAGTTTGTTGTCATTAGTTAGTACACCATCTTATGATGCCAACCAAATGACAATGGGCATCAGTACAAAAGACTACCAAAAGTATACGGATGATGTAAATAACCCTTTCTTATCCCGCTTTGCATCAGGTTATGCTCCTGGTTCAACGTTTAAGACAATTACAGCAGCAATCGGATTAGATTCTGGAGTGACAACAGTAGATGAAACCCACAAAATTGACGGCCTAAAATGGCAAAAAGAATCATCATGGGGAAATCACTATATTGTCCGTGTTTCAGATACACCGCAAGTAAATTTGGAGTCAGCCCTAGTTTATTCTGATAATATCTATTTTGCTAAAGAAGCTTTAGAAATGGGACAAAAAGCATATGAAGAAGGATTATCTAAGTTTATTTTCGGAGAAAAGTTAGACTTACCAATAGCGATGAACCCAGCTCAACTATCAAATGAGGGAACATTAGCGAATGAAAAATTACTAGCGGATACAGCATATGGGCAAGGTCAACTTTTACTAAATCCTATCCAGCAAGCCGTATCGTTTTCAGTTTTCGCTAATCAGGGGCAGTTGATTTTTCCTAAACTAACGGCCGATCAAAAAACAGCTGAACCAAAAATGGCTGTGACTGTCGAATCTGCGGATATAGTGAAAAATAATTTGATTAAGGTAGTAGAAAACCCAGAAGGAACAGCACACAGCCTTGCTTCGTTAAATAAAAAGAACCTAGCAGCAAAAACAGGAACAGCCGAAACAACCGCATCAGAGGTAGAAGGTGAAGATGCAGATACTAATGGCTTCCTACTAACTTTCGATGCAGAAAATAAGAGCTATCTAATGGTAGCAATAATCGAAGGCAAATCAAGCGGAGACGTTACTACAACCATGAAACCCTTATTAGGAAATATAGAAGACCTATTAAATTAA